TAAGGAGAAAAACTACTTACTCAGCTCAATTGGCGAGACAACTAAGAAGAAGGTTGGTACAGACATagattatcttaatatataaaaccAATTATCACATCAAATGGTTGGTATTTTGGAAGACTGAAGTTCGATACCTGGGAAAAGGCTACCTTTACTGAAATTTTTCGTGAATTCCCTTTGCCATTACATTCAAATACCTTACAACAGTCTTTGTTGgactactttcagatttttacgTAATAAAACATGAGAATTTCACAGAACAAGTCATTCAGTGTTCAGAATCATTGCATTTAATCCGAAGTTCACTGGTTCATATGCAATGAACTTTCAAGGGAGTCACGATTTTGATTAAAACTGCAAACATACCTTAAAGTAGAAAACAAGAGAGCCGACATAATAAGCCAATAGGCTGTAGTGTATTTTATACCAGTTTGCAGATAGATccctgaaattaaaaaataaaagatataTAAACAGAAGAAAGTGACATAAGCACTACAAAAAAGGAATATCTTTTGTTAACAGCATCCAGTGCCATGGGTCGCCATCCTTACATCTGTGCCATTGTGGATGCACATTATCATAGGTGTGGGCTACTGCTTCAACTTCTACATGATGCTTTCAGAATTGCCAACATATCTCAGTAATATTCTTCACTTCGATTTGCAAGCTGTAAGTTAACTTgatgaatacatttttttttcaaggactGATACTTGACTAGCATCATTCATTGAAGTGTTCTCCTCTAGGAGTAATGCACTAAAGCTATATACACTTTTGCTGCTCTAGCATTGCCCATGATACACCATGGTTCACGATCACGGGTACATGGCAACAAGTGATAATGATTATGACGACAACGACGATGGTGATGATTAATAGAGCAATAGTGGAACGTCAGTAGAAGAAACGGTTGTATTCCGCAAAAACTATCACTGAACaagctttgtccactacaaattccacttggattcATTGGGATTGAAACTCAGTTTACCAGCGTGGAAAATGCTCCAACCACTCAGCTAACAGTGTCCCTAACTTCATGAATATTGACATCTATTCTTGAACCATTTGCAGAGCTGCCACATACATCTGTTATTTTCTGTCCACAGAGTGGAGTGTTGTCATCCTTGCCTTACATTTTCAACACCTTGTCACAGGCAATTTTTGGATACATTTCCCAGTGGCTGGTTACAAAGGGCTACATCTCCAAAATAACAGCTTACCGCATATTCAACGGCATAAGTAAGTGCTAAGCTAAGCAGCCATTAACAATATATACAGTGGTACACAAATAAAGAAGTGTGTTAGTTTTACATTTCTGGGTTACAggcatttttatttttccatgccTTCACTAATGCCAAATAATTGTCGTCAAAAACGTAATCATTAATAGTTTTTTGGTGATTTAACATGTcttttcactaataataataataataataataataataataataataataataataataataataataatacctattataacaacaatgataatgatgatatgatgGCAATGAtggtggtgtccacacctgtggagtaacggtcagcacgtctggctgcgaaaccaggtggcctgggttcgagtcccagtcggggcacgttacctggttgagatttttcctgaggttttccctcaacccaatacgagcaaatgctgggcaactttcggtgctggactccggactcatttcaccagcattatcaccttcatttcattcagacgctaaataacctatatgttgatacagcgtcgtaaaataacccaataaaataaaatgatggtggtgataatgcTGATGTTGTTAATAGTTCGGGTAATGTAcacagaaaaaattaataaagatgtATCtttcacaataagtaaaacattACTGGAATAAATAATGTTTCGATCACAATGAATCTTGTATTAACAGTGTCATACTAAAATCACTATTCATAGGTATTGAAATGCTAAAATATGGACAAAACAAAATTCAACATGATACAAAATGTAGCAATACTCAACACGTTTCACATTGTATACTAGAGTGATTTGGAAAGGTAGTTCTGGTCTTGTCTGTCATGTGCAGGAGTGGCAGTAGCAGTGTCATCTTTGTTCCACTATGTAGCTTGGTTGAGTTCGCTCCTGGCAGTGTCACTGTGAGGTTGCATTCGACCATTTCTCTCACCAAGATTGGCATTTAAAACGTGTGCAGTAATTGAAGTTCCCGCCAAATGTGAGGTACATGCAGTAATACGGTTTCTGTGAGCAAAACAATTAACAGTAGCTGCAATTCACTGTGAGATTACTGCAGTGTATGGAAACATTATGAGTGACAGTATTGTTCGATGTTGGTGTAGTTCTAAGATGGAAGCACTAACATCCATGATGAAAAACAAAGTGGCTGACTGTTGTGGATGATGAACTTGTTGCAAAAGTGGATGATGCTGTCAAACAAATTCGCCATTTCATAATTTCGGAACTCTCTGAGTATTTTCCGCAAACCAGTTGGACTGTTCTGTATGAAGTGGTGACACAAAGGTTAGGCTATACCAAGTTTTGTGCTCGGTGGGTACCAAAAGCTCTGCCTGAAGTCCAAAAAACCACGAGGATTGGAGCAACACTGAAATTTCTTCAGTACAACGAGAGTGAAGGTGACAGGTTTCTCGACCAGATTGTCATGGGAGATGAGACGTGATGAAGATTCTTCAGAGAAATAACATATGGGTTATGATCAGCAAGCagatagtaattttttttttcatactaatGGCGAGGTACttctgttcgtcattcacccatatgacgccagatgtgtagaccaatttactgacagagtcgcTGCCCAAGgagcgccataggaggctggtctatgctatACTCACAATGAGcacaatgagatgagatgataatggagactgaaatttgttggaatgccacagggAAACTGCAGTTCCTGTGTTACCTGCACCATGGGCTGGCCCAACACAAGTTAcaactgaataactttatgatatttttactgtgttaactttttcaattgagagagagagagagagagagagagagagagggagggagggagagagagagggagagagagagagagagagaatgctgCCTCTCTGAAAATTGCCATCCTAGGCAAATGCCTAGGTTGCTCAGGTCTAAATCCAGCActaaggcccagtttcaccaagcttcgttaaaataacgctaacagcatgttaatgTGTCGTTAACTATTAAACATCCTATTAGTGTagtagtgtttcaccaaccatttgaggtacCGGTACTTTGcttaggtaacatgatgttaagagcaatgtaacaggaatcaaagaagcattGATTATATGAAAGCTTACTGAATGTGCCTATAGTTGTGgtatagtcatttgttttagcggaaaattttattttttacattatgaaagtattagagactaacataattacaacggaaatcgagaaaaagcaATGTATAAGGAGCAGTAAtgttacctcatatgagaaacataattattttagtagatctagcaattaatTATAAGTATGTAATTGAAGATAAAAGTAGTGATGAAACTTTCATTGGGAAAAAGGAATAAGCATGGGTTTCTTTAACCCAAGATTTCAATCGctatttggatgtgaaaacgcgaAGTATgtaacaaatcaatgttatgaaagtattaagagaaatgctaagaaggatcatgcacaagatacagtggaatgTCCGAAAACTGGTGGTGGTGCTTTCACTCTCAGTTGATGATATGGGTGCGAAGATTCTTTTAATTATTCAGAATCAAATTGACCAATAGAAAATGAACATGATTGTGATGCTAAATACAATAGTAAGCATTAACATTAAACATATTCCCACACGTCATTAGTGATAATTACATATAAACCGTTAAATCAGTGaagtaaagaaatatcgttttgaaagtCAGAAATTATATCTGAGAATTAATACGGAATAATAATCACATTAAGGCTTACGTTAATAAGCACACTTCTTCTCTTTATTgcggatgcagtgctaatattaatatcaatcatTTTAGTATTGATGAAcataatctattctattcatttaaaATTCCTGAAGTAGTAATTGCAGCTAGTTGTTTTCACTGTagatatatctcgatataataatgtaGATTGTAACATCTGCtccctggcagccatgattcacgctgtaacaggatgTTAAAGATTTAACTGTGGGAATAGGCTGTGTTAATTTAACAGTAGATTTAGCATaatgttagcagtaacaacagttgatgaaacatctcttctGTTAAGTTTATTGTTAAACTGCCTTAatgacatgttaaatatttaacacagGTTGGTGAAACTGGGGCTAAGTCTGTCCAATCTAAAGaatgttaatgttttatttaatgacgctcacaactgcagaggttatatcagcatcaccggatgtgccggaattttgtcccgcaggagttcttttacatgccagtaaatttactgacatgagcctgtcgcatttaagcacacttaaatgccatcgacctggcccgggatcgaacccgcaaccttgggcatagaaggccagcgctataccaactcgccaaccaggtcgacaatctAAAGAATCATTGCAACAGagtaaagatatcataaagttattcagttaGTGTGAAAACAGTGTATCGAACAATGAATAACACaacttacaaattgaaagtaTACCGGGGATCGAAGGACAgtaagggctattccatctcaaatcgatcgaaatatagagaaaattgaccttgcaatttttaaatacaatgaaacaaaatcatggtttattttgatgctgagaaattaaagtttatattgacatgtaaacagtttttcttactttttatggaaatggagaaatttagatttttcttcattaagacgcctttgaccacgaaaaaatatttttaaaatatatggttagattccgcattgaaagtacaaataaacacatactgGTGCaccattgataagaaagtattgaaaatatcaaataaagaaaataaatagtacgcgcgtgaagttaccagctgactgtgaggcgggagctagccaagacaagcaaggccaggagataaacacgtgatgtttcgtctagtagtgcatagctgggctagctttatcacaagttttcataaacacaggagtacaatgacgcccaatgctcgcttatcttcagctctcagccagtgtgtgcggtactgcaccgttcaagtctaggcgtgtgaaaatgatttatttaataccctcgaaacttattgccgagccactaagcaaacaatgccgaatccttcttaataatgcaaggttttgtctcaatattttttacatttttacaaattggcaaaaatcctaaaagtaagtaaaatcaaattatctgtctttctgtatacaataaaaataaggattatttcttaacataacttaccaaatgtcagcttcaaaataagctcttgttcaatgttctgcagtaaatggttccagagttctgagcgctgaaagtggcttgtttttataaatttgtcgctcaatagtacaaaaaccgtttgactttcgatagtatatttttgaaaatgcactgtcctcagcaccttgtataaatagggaaaaaattagagtattaaaaaaatgcgaggttttttactgatcgatttcatatggaatagcccgtaaatACAGTTCACTGAATTTGATCTTTTCCTACTGAAACCAAAGACAACAGTCGGTGAAAAATCACGAatcaagatgatgatgaagatgatgatgatgataacaataaatatgaaattttggCACAGGATATTAAACTTTCTGAATTTTACATATAAAAAGCAGCCTAATTGTGCATAATTGCTGGACCAATTTCTTTTCAAAGTATGCAGCATCCCTAGTAAAGGGATATAAAAGCCTTATTTTTAGATATGGAgtaaaatgaaacatataacgtACTTACTGTCAGGCTGCAAGAATGAATGTCTCCATTACAGGTGCTGTGGGCTGTGCTGTCTGCCTCGTGATCATCACATTCATGGGCTGCAACTCCACAGTCATTGTTGTCCTGTTAATCATATCTGTGAGCATGATAGGCATCTACCAAGGTGGCAGCTTCATCAGCCATGTGGACCTCGGCAACAACTTCGCAGGCACAACTGCTGGCATCTCCTACACCATGCTCAACGCCATGGGAATCGTGTCGCCCTCCATCACAGGTGTTCTCATTAATGGCAAGGTCTGTATCAAAGGATTCTCTTACACGAAATTACCTaaacattttgttttgtaaattctagtaATCTTCTGTGGGTGATTTGTTACTGAACTTGCCATTAGATTCGAGATTCTTTCATTCAAATCAAGCCAAGGTCAATACAATGGGCTCATCTGAATGGAAGTAAAACCTATGATCCTGTGCTATGCCATATTGTGTCTACAGTTCAGTGAATGGCATATCACATCACTGGTGCTGTACATTTTTTGAGGTAGCTGCTATCCATGTCTTCCCTGTTATTGCAAAGACTGAAGTGTAGATCTTGTTCTATTTCAATGCAGTGTAGGTATTTACCTAAGTCACATACCATAATGAGACAGAAGGTGGCTATTGCTTCATTTACTAGGCTGCTGGGTATAgtccaggggcgatttctcagggcatgctatgcttgctgcgcaaccCCAatatttcgtagaatgtgtattttccaaaatgggattacgtatattaaaatttattttgatttttggaacattgtataggcgtaataccatccgcaggttgcacaccggaagtatcgcaacgcttgctcgtttctcggagctacaggaaagacgtagaaatagcgagaatatgatgtgcacgcaagtgccttcctccttagtccgtcctaggcgcacatgcttctgttatgtgttgtttgaagctctggtccgagagctacaccaacgactatttaacattacatagagcagtattgacagcggaaATATGCTGTGATTTgtgagtgcaatgtaattgtatgagcggaatgcatatgttagctgctgcatgtattattaattcttaaacattaatttgaagtattgcaacgagttcggaattgtgtgttattgaaacattattaaatccattttcccgaaggactattcaagagaagacagaaattatagagaatatgtgcgctcattcagtgcagctcaatacaacaatatgcattggttggcagagTCTAAAAAACTagataaactgttttgttggccatgtttgttatattatatcgaacttctacatctgataagcgaatatgatccatgactcataatgatttcgtaattataaaataaattatttaggctatgcgggtctgattatttttattaattatgaattattatatcctcccatcttcccctatgaataaaagagcaagcctaacttttgtgactagcattcgcccctggtaTAGTCCATATTTGAACCCTCCATTGCTTGTCTTGTAcgataaatatataattgttgaaaagTTCTCTTTTATTTAGGtctttacagaattttttttagacTCAGCTGTATTACAACAtagatgaaaaaattaaaagcaagacattttatctgaaaaaaaaaaaagacattccaTAAGAAAGCAGGACACAATAACATGACAAGTGACGTGGCACtcattttcaatatttcatattgttgtttagtcaactgttcgaagacaggttgcaacctcataaatgacaccactaaggcatcactcatgaggcaactaagtcaggagataatagggtaggtttGTCAATTCCTTTCCCCTCAATTGTCTGATAAGTGATATAAAACTAATGAAGCAATAACTTTTGGTGGTCAATATTTCTACTGCCAAggaaataaaattcttcttcttcttcttcttcttcttcttcttcttcttattattattattattattattattattattattatgtgattaaTTGCTTATTCGCTCTCTCATATCATAGCATCATTTCTAACATGACAGGCTGTTTACAAAAACTTCCTGAGTCAGGAGCGTGATTTGCAGTCTACACTAACATAACACATGCGTACAAATAAATGCTGTTTATCCTCTACTGTAGGggtgggagaaagaaagaaagaaagaaagaaagaaagaaagaaagaaagaaagaaagaaagaaagaaagaaagaaagaaagaagtaccTAAGTATTAAAACATAgcacaaataattaaatatggaacTAGCACAATGGTTTCAGCTCTCGTATCTCTAACATTTCTATGTGACATAATGGGTAATGTGTTGTTCTTGACATTGCAGCAAACACTCAGCCAATGGGCAATTGTGTTCTACATCTCGGGTGCCATTTACCTGGTGACGTGGATATTATACATGTTCTTTGGATCAGCTGATGAACAGCCCTGGAACAAATTGCCTTCTGAAGACTTGCCCAAAACCAAGGAGGTGGTATGAAAAGGTCAGTTAGTTTGCAAGGATTCTCGTCAGAAAGTAATGTCCGACATGGTTTTCCTCCTGCGTGTCTGAGAGGAGTCACTCCAATGCGACAAGGTTGAGTTCCAAACTTCTTTCTGACATGTGAAGTTCTGGTTGGCATTAtcccatgtgcaaaataattAAACATCCTGGTCTGAAGATCTGGTTATGACAATCTATAAACAAAAGAGACGAGATGCAAGTTGTGATGGGATACATATAATTAGGCTACTGTACTCATTCAATATTTCATGCAGTACATAAATTTTGAATAGATAAACATATGAAAATTTGTCAGCTGAGAGCATCAAGCTAAATTCCTAGTCACTTCTGGGCAAGAAGAGCAAACAATATGGCAGTAGAGAAGTACGTTGTttgtaattaagaaaaaaataataggaTAAATAAAAGACTGTATGAATGATTGAAAATCGTATCTGAAAATTAATAATCGATTATAGAATTTTTGGAGGAAAAAGTATAGGTAggtaaaagaaacaattaattcaaaattaactctgttgttgttgttgttgttgaggaTGATAAAATTCCGAATCATTATCTGAGACAATTATATTCCACTGGCGAATTATTCTCCAAATTGCCAAAAATTGTTGTATATATTTACTCTATGTGTGTGTGTTGCTCTTTCTTGTCTTAATGATATGGtactaaacaataaaaaaaaaatggctacagaacaattattttgtatttttatttcaaggCCATAATTTATACATTGGAATCAATGATAATGCAGTATATTTTCTGCTGAATCTCTACACTCAATTTACATTACCATGCAAAAGAGAAGGTATATCGAAGGAAGATATAGTGCACAAGCAAAGCAACATTTCACCCTCGTTAACTGTAAGAAAAAAATCGAGTTATTATTTGAACTGGTAGAGACTACATGTGTGTTTTAGATTCTTttttaatcttgtatgtataactttaatgtatttatatgaaATGGCATAGTTAATTAATATAGTTTATGTAAATTAGAGTTTACATGTTACAGTTACGTAAGTTCAAGTTCTTGCACTTTGGATATTTTTACTATGAAGAAGAGTGAGCAATACTGTGATAACTACCTTATGCTCTAATTTCACAAAGAGTAGAAACAGAATGACAGATTTATAATTCCAGCGCAATTTTAAGAGAAAATAgacaaaatcacaaattacctaaattataaattatgttttacaatttaaaaatacatcattcattcattcattcgtagtgttctgcccaagggcaggtctttcactacaaacccagcattctccaatctttcttattttctgccttcctctgtctccacatatgatccatatatcttaatgttgtctgtcatctgatatcttctatctcgaacttttcttccattcactactccttcctgtgcatccttcagtaagcactttcttcttagccagtgccCCAGcaatttctttctcttcctgatcagtttcagaagtattctttctagcacagcttcatttcatgTTACATTTAAAAAACGCTACTTTTCGTTTTATGTTCATAAAAAACATATATCAAATACTTTACCTGAAATTTTGTAAGCTGGCTGATACAAAGTTAGTGGGCACTAACAGACGtgttgtatttatatattattggcAAAATGGCTGCTGCAACTGGATCAGAAACCATGATAATCACTTGAGGAACATTTCTTCGCAAGCTCAgatttaaaattcaatattttgaaataaatattctcaatgttatcttttgttttattcctgCCATTAATTTGATTTAGTTATAATGAAATCAAAGAACCAATTGACTAGGAATTTAAGTACATGCACGTTAACATTTCTTGAACTATATTCTTATCGTGTAGAAAAAGGGTTCTTTACAATGGTGAGTTGGTGATTCTTTTCGAACACAGAGGCAACTCAGTATCATCCTGCATTTTAATGATACAAATAATGAGGAATAGTTGACTCATGCATTGGAAGAAGCCTAGTAGACTGCTGAATAACAATTAACATAACTAAGTGATTAAACTCTCGAcaagaaagaacaaaataaaacaaagatttttctgaaTATTCCTGTAGTAGTGACAGTAATTTTATCTTCTAATGTCctcttttctaaatatttttccaCAGTAATCATTCTAATTACAAATTACATCATATAGTGATTCGTCTGGACATTAAACCTGGCGgtctccttggtgctattcgacaggagtaggctacatgccggcactgggtttccctttcatcattatcatcactcattccatacactacacttacacatacactcaccctagcacATGACATACACATGtacgtggcctgccgaagtggtgtgcaactagaaaatggctCGCAATCCTGCCATCTACCCGCTATATGCAGAACCTGAATCATGTAACGTGAagtggatacatacatacatccacgctccggcgctggggatcgaacctgggtccttggttctatgtaccaagtcaccattgagctatgccgaagtccaatcgacagcactggatcgaactcccctcctccagtgtttttccctttgtggcctggctccaagttgggcatgtatgttgacattctatcaagtcaattgccattatacaaggagcgcactcagttgagtgacttggtggccgggattccacagtaatgtgcacagtaatctgtacagaaatatgcattgttgctagaagaatttactaaagattatttttttttggccctacagaatatatctattatggtaacaattaatattagaggagaaaaattcgctccggcgccagggttgagaggagttcgatccgtgctgtggattggactttggcgtagctcaatggtgagagcacttgGTGCGTAGTACCAAGATCCTGGGTTTGATCCCTGGCGCAGGAgcaaatttttttcctctaatattgttaccataatagatatattctgtaggaccaaaaaaataataatcttcagAGCTAGAGAGAGTTAAAGAGGTGGGTGGGGATGGGAGTCCCTGCCATCCAATGGGAGTCTATTACATTTGACGTGTTGGACGCAAGGATTGAATATGTATGAATCAGTGTGAGAGCGAGCAATTCTATGTTAAGCAAAGGtctaaacaatttatatatcAATTTGGAAATATAATTCTGGGATGTATTAAAACTGCTAATTTTACATAGCCACCGGTAGTAATATTGTGAGTGTACGGGTGAGTGGTCAGAGGGAGGggaaattttaaacacattacaaTGAATGCGTATGAAATactctaaataaacataaaatcaaaCATGTACTCACAAATAATGTGACAGTCCCTGCTTATTCCCCTTCAACAATTTTGTtgtattagaagaacaattggtaCATATAAAATTTCATATGGAAGAAAGTGAGTCTCATCAACTCTCTTTGGTAAAGTAGAGTTGGTGCAAGAAACGTGTGTTTCGAACTTTACTTTGTTAACTATCATTATCAATCACAGGAGAATTAATTTGTTCAATCCTTGCGTCACCAGGTCAAACGTAATAGATTCCCATTGGATGGCACAGACCCTCAGCCCCGCCTCTTTAACTCTCTCTAGTTCGTTCATATCTGCATCGCAGGAGGATGCTCTTTAGAATGGTGTATAAACTGTTtggaaattttcttaacattgagTGATGTTCCTTGTGAGATTTCAATGTCAAGGTACGAAATCACTGTCAGAGCTCGACTTGGTTAAAGGAGTTGGATTGGAGAGAACAGGCTTGCAAACAAGACACATTAGTAATCTATTGGACGTCCGTTTATTTGCTCTTACATGTTACAAATACTCCAAGTTCTGTCTTGACATAGCACTGCCAGTTGTTGTTGCAATGCGGTTGTCTGCCCCATGGTGCACATGTACAGAATATCCAGCAGTTAAAACAATcacaatgtaataaaacaatgatatttaaacaaattctaCTTACTATATAACTGGCATAAAATTTCtccaaatgtaaacaaatattacagactTACAATGCTCATAACTGAGGTATAAAGTTGATAACACTGAGGAAGCCCATCAAACTATCtgttaaagcatatattcatTATCTAGATATGTGGACTATAATTGAATCGGAAGATGCAAAAAGGTGGCATGttacaaaaaaacaaattttacagaagaCTTTTTCTAATTCCTGCAAATCATGTTGGGTAtacttataaaaattaaattacctgTGCCAGTCTACATATTTTTGGCAAaggtaacttaatttttatacatATACAAAACATGATTTGCAGGAATTATAAAGTTTTTATTGTCTCCTGTAGAATTTGTTTTTTGTAACATGTCATCTTTTTGCATCTTTCAATTCAATTGTTTGTCAGGCCTTCTAATGTAAAATCATGCAGGCTCGACATTATGCATTAAATTTGGCTTACATGTTACATGACTTGCACAGTACAATGACGCATTCCTATTCCAGGCACTTTACTATAACGA
The sequence above is a segment of the Periplaneta americana isolate PAMFEO1 chromosome 3, P.americana_PAMFEO1_priV1, whole genome shotgun sequence genome. Coding sequences within it:
- the LOC138695993 gene encoding putative inorganic phosphate cotransporter isoform X2, translating into MLSAYYYGYVATQLLGGRLSEILGSKVVIGPGVLLAGLFTALSPLAARLHVAAFIAARVLIGAASGMIVPSSCEVLAKWFPVDERIFIGSLIMSGATFGAVISMVLSGILAEAGGWPLPYYLFGGISICFIVPWFLLMYDTPQEHPRISDKEKNYLLSSIGETTKKKHPVPWVAILTSVPLWMHIIIGVGYCFNFYMMLSELPTYLSNILHFDLQASGVLSSLPYIFNTLSQAIFGYISQWLVTKGYISKITAYRIFNGISAVGCAVCLVIITFMGCNSTVIVVLLIISVSMIGIYQGGSFISHVDLGNNFAGTTAGISYTMLNAMGIVSPSITGVLINGKQTLSQWAIVFYISGAIYLVTWILYMFFGSADEQPWNKLPSEDLPKTKEVV
- the LOC138695993 gene encoding putative inorganic phosphate cotransporter isoform X1 encodes the protein MFNFIPARYVVATMCFSSIMMQYTMKVDLSVVIVAMVRSVSKNTSEPQNLNDVITMIPRNEEEQDVCPVPEDADKSEVNEGEFEWDEETQGYMLSAYYYGYVATQLLGGRLSEILGSKVVIGPGVLLAGLFTALSPLAARLHVAAFIAARVLIGAASGMIVPSSCEVLAKWFPVDERIFIGSLIMSGATFGAVISMVLSGILAEAGGWPLPYYLFGGISICFIVPWFLLMYDTPQEHPRISDKEKNYLLSSIGETTKKKHPVPWVAILTSVPLWMHIIIGVGYCFNFYMMLSELPTYLSNILHFDLQASGVLSSLPYIFNTLSQAIFGYISQWLVTKGYISKITAYRIFNGISAVGCAVCLVIITFMGCNSTVIVVLLIISVSMIGIYQGGSFISHVDLGNNFAGTTAGISYTMLNAMGIVSPSITGVLINGKQTLSQWAIVFYISGAIYLVTWILYMFFGSADEQPWNKLPSEDLPKTKEVV